A window of the Lactobacillus gasseri ATCC 33323 = JCM 1131 genome harbors these coding sequences:
- a CDS encoding PRD domain-containing protein, with amino-acid sequence MIFLKTFNNSAALVQDDQGQEQVVLGKGVGFGLKKGDKIDESKIERRFTATSHQDEVNQVKEINASTIDLTNKVIQMVEPLLNVKFNDFQYLALADHIDFALSRTEDHIDMSAANTRWEVKNLFPKEYKISERVIALINKEMKVNLPPSESIFMTYHFVNAASDNDQVQETVEITELISGIIDIIQYQYQMTLDTESFNYSRFITHLRVLLVRLLRNKHQKSGELDDSLLAFMKIKYNHAYDTAERIATYLHSKKGWTLNSDDKFYLVLHIWRVTNRQEN; translated from the coding sequence ATGATATTTCTTAAAACATTTAACAATAGTGCAGCCTTGGTGCAGGACGATCAAGGCCAAGAACAAGTAGTCCTGGGCAAAGGCGTGGGCTTTGGCTTAAAGAAAGGCGATAAGATTGATGAGAGCAAAATTGAAAGGCGGTTTACTGCTACTTCTCATCAAGATGAAGTCAATCAAGTTAAAGAGATCAATGCTTCAACCATCGATTTAACCAATAAGGTGATCCAGATGGTGGAGCCACTTTTAAATGTGAAGTTTAATGATTTTCAATACTTAGCCTTAGCTGACCATATTGACTTTGCTCTTTCCAGAACTGAAGATCATATTGATATGAGTGCTGCTAATACACGTTGGGAAGTTAAGAATCTTTTTCCTAAGGAGTATAAGATTAGTGAAAGGGTCATTGCTTTAATTAATAAAGAAATGAAGGTTAACTTGCCACCAAGTGAAAGTATTTTTATGACTTATCACTTCGTTAATGCAGCTTCTGATAATGATCAAGTTCAAGAAACGGTTGAGATTACTGAGTTGATTAGCGGAATTATTGATATTATTCAGTATCAATACCAAATGACTTTAGATACAGAGTCATTTAATTATAGTCGCTTCATTACTCACTTAAGAGTATTATTGGTAAGACTTTTAAGAAATAAGCATCAAAAAAGTGGCGAACTTGATGACTCGCTGCTGGCTTTTATGAAGATTAAGTACAATCATGCTTATGATACGGCTGAGAGGATCGCAACTTATTTACATAGTAAAAAGGGATGGACCTTAAATTCAGATGATAAGTTCTATCTAGTTTTACACATTTGGCGTGTGACAAACCGCCAAGAAAACTAA
- a CDS encoding pectate lyase-like adhesive domain-containing protein, with protein MLSRKNYQERLRKMEPKKERFSMRKFTVGAASVLIGFSFMGMSNSEKVQAADVNANSKPKVELTSNNEASEANKEQANTEAEKQAALNNNQVDQSTKAKTVANNEVKSETAAAATKAETTKTETAKVSDNKKVETTELQLAKATTNNNQERVAANALRTQKNVTTTSATTRSNDQTQNVTDTSSFINALKDANIGHIVLSNNIDFSQHSASDLNVNNTGSARAVTIEGKGHQLDFGQNAVTFT; from the coding sequence ATGCTATCAAGAAAAAATTATCAAGAGCGTCTTCGTAAAATGGAACCAAAGAAGGAAAGATTTTCAATGAGAAAATTCACTGTTGGAGCAGCTTCTGTTTTAATTGGTTTCAGTTTTATGGGAATGTCTAATAGTGAGAAAGTTCAGGCGGCTGATGTCAATGCTAATTCAAAACCTAAAGTTGAATTAACATCAAATAATGAGGCTTCTGAAGCTAATAAGGAGCAAGCTAATACTGAAGCTGAAAAGCAAGCTGCTCTCAATAATAATCAAGTTGATCAGTCAACTAAGGCAAAGACTGTAGCCAATAATGAAGTAAAGTCAGAAACTGCAGCTGCAGCTACAAAAGCTGAAACGACAAAAACTGAAACTGCAAAAGTTAGTGATAATAAAAAAGTAGAAACTACTGAATTACAATTGGCAAAAGCAACTACTAATAATAACCAAGAACGAGTAGCTGCTAATGCCTTAAGAACACAAAAAAATGTGACTACCACTTCAGCAACTACTAGATCTAATGATCAAACTCAAAATGTTACTGATACTAGTAGCTTTATTAACGCATTAAAAGATGCAAATATAGGTCATATTGTTTTGAGCAATAATATTGACTTTAGTCAACATAGTGCATCTGATTTAAATGTTAACAATACTGGTAGTGCTCGTGCAGTTACTATTGAAGGTAAAGGTCATCAATTAGACTTTGGTCAAAATGCAGTTACCTTTACATAG
- the efp gene encoding elongation factor P, which yields MQAIELKKGMIFNQDGKLIEVLKSNHHKPGKGNTVMQMDLRDVMSGAVVHKTMRPSEKVELVNVALKKAQYLYDDDANFIFMDTDTYEQYLIPKEHLAAEAKFLMPNIDVDLKFTDEGKLIGINLPSTVKMTVKETQPEIKGATAAGGGKPATMDTGLVVTVPDFIKEGEELIIGTENGDYKGRADSISR from the coding sequence ATGCAAGCAATTGAATTAAAAAAGGGTATGATTTTTAACCAAGATGGCAAGTTAATTGAAGTATTAAAGAGTAACCACCACAAGCCTGGTAAGGGTAACACGGTTATGCAAATGGACCTGCGGGACGTAATGAGTGGAGCTGTTGTTCACAAAACAATGCGTCCAAGTGAAAAGGTGGAGTTAGTTAACGTTGCTTTAAAGAAAGCACAATACCTTTATGATGATGACGCGAACTTTATTTTTATGGATACTGATACTTATGAACAATATCTAATTCCTAAGGAACATCTGGCAGCAGAAGCTAAGTTTTTGATGCCTAATATTGATGTAGATCTTAAATTTACTGATGAGGGGAAACTAATCGGAATTAACTTACCATCTACTGTCAAGATGACCGTTAAAGAAACTCAACCAGAAATCAAGGGTGCCACTGCTGCTGGCGGTGGTAAACCTGCAACAATGGATACTGGTTTAGTCGTAACTGTACCAGATTTTATTAAAGAAGGCGAAGAATTAATTATCGGAACTGAAAACGGTGATTATAAAGGCCGTGCTGATAGCATTAGTAGATAA
- the coaA gene encoding type I pantothenate kinase has translation MQEQFTHLTPEKWQTLIPPSDEFSAEIFMMKNLQYNMSQKNAVYRTKQTFYNEKWQKIPFIIGVTGSVAVGKSTFAKKITRLFERLEPEKTIAQVSADGFLMSNAELKAKNLMDQKGFPSSFNWDAFYTFLASVKAGKERVPYRLYSQEISDLVPNELGYVSVPDILVVEGINLLEVPPDGQAPPSDFFDYVIYLDASEDDLETWYLDRYHLMLEINRNNPDNFFYKWANVPLEQADNFAKRVWRDVNLKNLHDYIEPTKKRADMIIKKYGNHEISDMYIRKF, from the coding sequence ATGCAAGAGCAATTTACACATCTGACACCTGAGAAGTGGCAGACACTAATCCCTCCAAGCGATGAATTCAGTGCGGAGATTTTCATGATGAAGAATCTTCAGTACAATATGAGCCAAAAAAATGCAGTTTATCGCACCAAACAGACCTTTTATAATGAAAAATGGCAAAAAATACCATTTATCATTGGAGTAACTGGGTCTGTTGCTGTAGGGAAATCTACTTTTGCAAAGAAAATAACTCGCTTGTTTGAACGCCTTGAACCAGAGAAAACAATCGCCCAGGTTTCTGCTGATGGTTTTTTAATGTCGAATGCAGAACTTAAAGCTAAAAACTTAATGGATCAAAAGGGCTTCCCATCGTCATTTAACTGGGATGCCTTTTATACTTTTTTAGCAAGTGTTAAGGCTGGTAAAGAAAGAGTACCATATAGACTATACTCACAGGAAATTTCTGATCTGGTGCCTAATGAATTGGGATATGTCAGCGTTCCTGATATCTTAGTAGTTGAGGGAATCAACCTGCTGGAGGTGCCTCCAGACGGGCAAGCTCCGCCAAGTGACTTTTTTGATTATGTAATTTATCTGGATGCAAGCGAAGACGATTTAGAAACATGGTATCTTGATCGCTACCATTTAATGCTTGAGATTAATCGCAATAATCCAGATAATTTCTTTTATAAGTGGGCTAACGTACCACTTGAACAAGCGGATAATTTTGCCAAAAGAGTCTGGCGTGATGTTAATTTGAAGAATTTACATGACTATATCGAACCAACTAAGAAGAGAGCTGACATGATTATTAAAAAATATGGTAATCATGAGATCAGCGATATGTATATTAGAAAATTTTAG
- a CDS encoding Rib/alpha-like domain-containing protein gives MQLPLHRNNQTNTTPIENNNWNITLDNVTIGSTGAKGIFDFSSLSAVNAAKNAVTFKNVTSTTDTNRVLSSAVNANFSGVNNFNSKLVGDSASSTSLSGTLSLSGALFKVNSLSVLDGTTTINVNNQKGDTTAFEITNGNAVVKSGATLNISSESANFGGIYFDKGAGTQDIDAATVGVTRLESGAVVNMDLGAGRSMAIMNGSHLDLQDGSQLNINTKINTKGFRAYAPINLDSTGNITDSTLRVGKDAILKVIRAGVNDSDSPLVAMGPTSGNGQTYHFEVNGGSLILHDSAYSSLLPDQYTLAKAGKYGESWPGLLTMWGTSSYNYVNFTDAKYIDLERNSEGHKAGYLVHLEAAANPSNTNQITITNSTANGFTPLTMIPAGESNPVTWQIKSLSNLSQGGTNSYAFRAKGKGFDASNTVLPPYTYGSEYMNGSGNAANTAGGTNTVTLADGGEFANGAVQHDSDALQQFINHFSWWNTNGVKFGSDLIDNNQYQPAYDPMNVKQGESKSEDPKYVTSQEGNITINPDGKAPEGTKYTKGDASQGFVTVDPDSGKLTIAPTSENSKTGLVLVPVEVTYPDSTKDVVNVPVYIGDGTHTGTITKDENGKVTGAYEVVTDISSIKAHETSDHSQVLNAGDAVSKINHYTINTDAEGKETVSEPTAVEKSNATIEWQGSAPSTVVTTPSASENLNGTVQVTVNGTEVNSNKLTIPAAGATAKDVSTPVEVVVGQELTDEQARELIDTSSLAHANIHYTATWAPAPSLGDTNATIKLTFDDEYASGKKTYLNVVTKDNSIKVVPTANDADKYEPSYNPIGGRPGQTVTTDVHYTPTLPDSVKPTYKLGDNAPAGAEVDPNIGKVSYTIPSGSDTGVVTIPVTITYPDNTAERPSVDHATATVVVVKPQNVTKPSDPTNNTYKPSDGIHNPNNLPEGTTITWRDNGTDPKPFPDKPETQVIKVTVPGKNNQPGTTVYVPVTVGIPGDTEIIYGTNTTTSYTIGTYTAHKTTDGSVENIPVPAITEITFKNEDSEWNATDWVTYKLEGNTYKITEKHGNPTLNNGASAPESFSANDVTTKWMENREPNTNVANYGDKTGSSLASQQTNSSTDQRTGEGDNLPGNSKTRATIHLTGTAKEIFGSDPNWINVFGNIYGATTGATETYKQGQDISGISQDAFRKLINVTDLGQAGWNGQNINPNAPQVLAYIEGTDNSRQFAMTWAPNGMPSTRDIQNNVTGTVRISFNDGTYLDVKANINVVADSNTDKPDDQKTSFSQRISYQFNGQEVASHTIADIAKGSSLTADQLKSAIDGNLPNNYSIADGYTYPAAENNINSQPAEIIVPLKQSQKQHDDSDYNAQVIVKYVDSTNNAPLKTKNGKDELTFDFNKKEGLKASTLKANIDNNIPAGWKIAEGFTYPGDQTDNNTITVKLVKNTVTPGEPGVTPDNPEYKDLFTTSTRTINVYKTDNSAIDHTEKQTITFGRTGVLDQYTGKIMEGSEGTWYVYNTTTNKLTSDKTGTWAEYTDIATAPQGYDYMIDGVKTTEAKVAAESSVGPNTVKMIDVKYVAQDSTPVPYDPSNKDMNMDVTRTIKYDVSGTGHAAIADQTQTVHYVRKDANGNAGYYNPVTGKTTWVAWTPEAGSAEFSAKNVEQISGFDSYVNGEKGTQAPVATITTKEIDGYATPQNGKTVTVTYKAVSPTEESFTQAIKYVDEKGQELATTADAFTGTFPSDNPATVSAEEIKNQINNDLKNNSALKGWVVAGNYPVAETITEKNPAALTVTLKHGTKSVTPTTPGVTPTEPKYKDMFTSVSRDIYQTKPGEEEQLISTQTVNFGRNGVEDLVTGEVTGTGAWEVGKIENNKFVLGGEAEYPTAAVEQISGYDSYVNGTKATKVQSASAIKDGTPVNGEAIHITYQQSETPVADVTVSYQFYDTIDKKNVGNPIVVSGKPGTNAKTNLTIPVGYKLAADQTLPENVIIPTKDEAVVINLVHATKDVTPTTPGVNPTEPKYKDMFTSVSRDIYQTKPGEEEQLISTQTVNFGRNGVEDLVTGEVTGTGAWEVGKIENNKFILGGEAEYPTAAVEQISGYDSYVNGTKATEVQSASAIKDGTPVNGEAVHITYQKSSTVTPYDPNNKDMNKDVVRTITVNKIDGTTETIVQTVHFVRGGEGENVEADTPWAVGVRDGNTWKSTGATEGTWPEYNVPQVTDYTSTVDGRDAKVVLADKNVNANTPNTNVVVAYTKTTTPTDADKYTPEGQDVHTTPGVVPPAEKGIKNKDDLPKGTKYTWEKTPDVTEPGKTTGTVIVTYPDGSKDKVDVPVIIDNPTTPTDADKYTPEGQDVHTTPGVVPPAEKGIKNKDDMPKGTKYTWEKTPDVTKPGKTTGTVIVTYPDGSKDKVNVTVIIGTNHVTPEPQPIHTTPGVVPNPSEGIKNKDDMPEGTKYTWKEVPDISTIGEHTGVVTVTYPDGSSVDVTVKVYVDATGTSDNNSGKTTETNSEANTAKAATVNENHHAEKNTLPQTGAKSENTAGILGLAIATVGSLFGLGVDRKKRQK, from the coding sequence ATGCAGTTACCTTTACATAGAAATAATCAAACTAATACCACTCCAATTGAAAACAATAACTGGAATATTACCTTAGATAACGTAACAATTGGCTCAACTGGTGCAAAGGGTATCTTTGATTTTAGCAGCCTTTCAGCCGTTAATGCTGCTAAAAATGCTGTGACATTTAAGAATGTTACTTCAACTACTGATACTAATCGTGTTCTTTCAAGTGCGGTAAATGCTAACTTTAGTGGGGTTAACAATTTTAATAGTAAACTAGTAGGAGATAGTGCTAGTTCTACTTCATTAAGTGGCACTCTTTCTCTTTCTGGCGCTTTATTCAAAGTTAATAGTTTAAGTGTATTAGATGGAACAACTACTATTAATGTTAATAACCAAAAAGGTGATACAACTGCTTTTGAAATTACTAATGGTAATGCAGTTGTTAAGAGTGGCGCTACATTAAATATTAGTAGTGAATCTGCTAACTTTGGCGGTATTTACTTTGATAAAGGTGCTGGAACTCAAGATATTGATGCTGCTACAGTTGGTGTAACTCGCTTAGAAAGCGGCGCAGTTGTCAACATGGATCTTGGTGCTGGCCGTTCAATGGCAATTATGAATGGTAGTCACCTTGATTTACAAGATGGTTCACAATTAAACATCAACACCAAGATTAATACAAAGGGCTTCCGTGCTTATGCACCGATTAACCTAGACTCAACTGGTAATATTACGGATAGTACCTTACGGGTTGGTAAAGATGCTATTCTTAAGGTGATTCGTGCTGGTGTTAACGATTCTGACTCGCCATTAGTTGCCATGGGTCCGACTAGTGGTAACGGTCAAACTTATCACTTTGAAGTTAATGGTGGTAGTTTGATCTTGCATGATTCAGCTTATTCTTCACTTTTACCAGACCAATATACTTTGGCTAAGGCTGGTAAGTACGGTGAAAGTTGGCCAGGTTTACTTACTATGTGGGGAACTAGCAGTTATAATTATGTGAACTTCACGGATGCTAAATATATTGATTTAGAAAGAAATTCTGAGGGTCATAAAGCTGGCTACTTAGTTCACCTTGAAGCAGCTGCTAACCCAAGTAATACTAACCAGATAACTATTACTAATTCAACTGCAAATGGCTTTACTCCATTGACGATGATTCCTGCAGGGGAAAGTAATCCTGTAACTTGGCAAATTAAATCTTTAAGTAACCTATCTCAAGGTGGTACTAACTCGTATGCTTTCCGTGCTAAGGGTAAAGGATTTGATGCAAGCAATACGGTTCTTCCACCATATACATATGGTTCTGAATACATGAACGGTTCTGGCAATGCTGCAAATACTGCTGGTGGTACTAATACTGTCACCTTAGCTGATGGCGGAGAATTTGCAAATGGTGCTGTTCAGCATGATTCTGATGCATTGCAACAGTTTATTAATCACTTTAGCTGGTGGAATACTAATGGTGTTAAATTTGGTAGTGACTTAATAGATAACAATCAATATCAACCTGCTTATGATCCAATGAATGTTAAGCAAGGTGAGTCTAAGAGCGAAGATCCAAAATATGTCACTAGCCAAGAGGGTAACATTACTATTAATCCAGATGGTAAAGCTCCAGAAGGTACAAAATATACCAAGGGTGATGCTAGTCAAGGATTTGTAACTGTTGATCCTGATAGTGGTAAATTAACGATTGCACCAACAAGTGAAAATAGTAAAACTGGTCTAGTTTTAGTTCCAGTTGAAGTAACTTATCCAGACAGTACTAAGGATGTTGTGAATGTTCCAGTTTACATTGGTGACGGTACACATACTGGTACAATTACTAAAGACGAAAATGGTAAGGTAACAGGTGCTTACGAAGTTGTTACTGATATTTCATCAATTAAGGCTCATGAAACTTCCGATCATTCACAAGTTCTTAATGCTGGGGATGCTGTTTCAAAGATTAACCACTACACAATTAATACTGATGCAGAAGGTAAAGAAACTGTTAGTGAACCAACTGCTGTGGAGAAGAGTAATGCAACTATTGAATGGCAAGGAAGTGCTCCTTCAACTGTTGTAACTACTCCTTCAGCAAGTGAAAACTTGAATGGTACTGTTCAAGTTACAGTTAATGGTACAGAAGTTAATAGCAACAAATTAACAATTCCAGCAGCTGGTGCTACTGCTAAAGATGTTTCTACTCCAGTTGAAGTAGTTGTTGGTCAAGAATTAACTGACGAACAAGCAAGAGAATTAATTGACACTAGTTCTTTAGCTCACGCTAATATTCATTACACAGCTACTTGGGCACCTGCTCCTAGTCTTGGTGACACTAATGCAACTATTAAGTTGACTTTTGATGATGAGTACGCTTCAGGTAAAAAGACTTACTTAAACGTTGTAACTAAAGATAATTCTATTAAGGTGGTTCCAACAGCAAATGATGCTGATAAATATGAACCAAGCTACAATCCAATTGGTGGTAGACCTGGTCAAACGGTAACTACTGATGTTCATTACACCCCAACCCTTCCAGATTCAGTAAAACCAACTTATAAACTTGGTGATAATGCTCCAGCAGGTGCAGAAGTTGATCCAAACATTGGTAAAGTTTCTTACACTATTCCAAGTGGTTCAGATACTGGTGTTGTAACTATTCCAGTTACTATAACTTATCCAGATAATACTGCTGAAAGACCATCTGTTGATCATGCAACTGCAACAGTTGTTGTTGTAAAGCCACAAAATGTAACTAAACCAAGCGATCCAACTAATAACACTTATAAGCCAAGTGATGGTATTCATAATCCAAATAATTTACCAGAAGGTACTACTATTACTTGGAGAGACAATGGTACTGATCCAAAGCCATTCCCAGATAAACCTGAAACTCAAGTAATTAAAGTTACAGTTCCTGGCAAGAATAATCAACCTGGTACTACGGTATACGTTCCAGTAACTGTTGGTATACCAGGTGATACTGAGATTATTTATGGTACCAACACAACTACAAGCTACACAATTGGTACTTATACTGCTCACAAGACCACTGATGGCAGTGTTGAAAATATTCCAGTTCCAGCAATTACTGAAATTACATTTAAGAATGAAGATAGTGAATGGAATGCTACTGATTGGGTAACCTACAAGCTAGAAGGTAATACTTACAAGATCACGGAGAAGCATGGTAACCCTACATTAAACAATGGCGCTTCAGCTCCAGAATCATTCTCTGCTAATGATGTAACTACTAAGTGGATGGAAAACAGGGAGCCTAATACTAATGTAGCTAACTATGGCGATAAAACTGGTTCATCATTAGCATCACAACAAACTAATTCATCTACTGATCAACGTACTGGTGAAGGCGACAATCTTCCAGGTAACTCTAAGACTCGTGCAACTATTCATTTAACAGGTACAGCCAAGGAAATCTTTGGTTCTGATCCTAACTGGATTAATGTCTTTGGTAATATTTATGGTGCAACAACTGGTGCTACTGAAACTTACAAACAAGGTCAAGATATTAGTGGTATTTCCCAAGATGCATTCCGTAAGTTAATTAACGTTACTGATCTTGGACAAGCAGGTTGGAATGGTCAAAATATCAATCCAAATGCACCTCAAGTATTAGCTTACATTGAAGGTACTGATAATAGTCGTCAATTTGCAATGACTTGGGCTCCAAACGGTATGCCATCTACTAGAGATATTCAGAATAATGTTACAGGAACAGTTCGGATTAGCTTTAACGATGGTACTTACTTAGACGTCAAGGCTAATATTAATGTGGTTGCTGATTCAAATACTGATAAGCCAGATGATCAGAAGACTAGCTTTAGTCAGAGAATTTCTTACCAATTTAATGGTCAAGAAGTAGCAAGTCATACTATTGCTGATATTGCTAAGGGATCAAGCTTAACTGCTGATCAATTAAAGAGCGCAATTGATGGTAACTTGCCAAATAACTACAGCATTGCTGATGGTTATACTTACCCAGCTGCCGAGAATAACATTAATTCTCAACCAGCTGAAATTATAGTTCCATTAAAGCAAAGTCAAAAACAACATGATGATTCTGATTACAACGCTCAAGTAATTGTTAAGTATGTTGATAGTACTAATAACGCACCATTAAAGACTAAGAATGGTAAAGATGAGTTGACCTTTGACTTCAACAAGAAGGAAGGCTTAAAGGCTTCAACTTTGAAGGCTAATATTGACAATAATATTCCAGCTGGTTGGAAGATTGCTGAAGGCTTTACTTATCCAGGTGATCAAACTGACAATAATACAATTACGGTTAAATTAGTTAAGAACACAGTAACTCCAGGTGAACCAGGCGTTACTCCAGATAATCCTGAATACAAAGACTTGTTCACTACTTCAACTCGTACAATTAATGTTTATAAGACTGACAATTCAGCAATTGATCATACTGAAAAGCAAACTATTACATTTGGTCGGACTGGTGTGCTTGATCAATATACTGGCAAGATCATGGAAGGCTCAGAAGGTACTTGGTACGTTTACAACACAACTACTAACAAATTAACTTCTGATAAGACTGGTACTTGGGCAGAATACACTGACATTGCTACTGCTCCGCAAGGCTATGACTACATGATTGATGGCGTAAAGACTACAGAAGCTAAAGTTGCTGCTGAAAGTTCTGTTGGTCCAAATACCGTCAAGATGATTGATGTTAAGTATGTTGCTCAAGACTCTACTCCAGTTCCATATGATCCTTCTAACAAAGATATGAATATGGATGTAACTCGTACAATTAAGTACGATGTTTCTGGAACTGGTCATGCAGCAATTGCTGATCAAACACAAACGGTTCATTATGTACGTAAAGATGCTAATGGCAATGCTGGCTATTACAATCCTGTAACTGGTAAAACTACTTGGGTAGCATGGACTCCAGAAGCTGGTTCTGCTGAATTCTCCGCTAAGAATGTTGAACAAATTTCAGGATTTGATTCATATGTTAACGGTGAAAAAGGTACTCAAGCCCCTGTAGCAACTATTACTACCAAAGAAATTGATGGTTATGCAACACCACAAAATGGTAAGACCGTAACTGTAACATACAAGGCGGTATCGCCAACTGAAGAAAGCTTCACGCAAGCTATTAAATATGTTGATGAAAAGGGTCAAGAGCTAGCAACTACTGCAGATGCATTTACTGGTACATTCCCTTCTGATAATCCAGCTACAGTATCTGCTGAAGAAATTAAGAATCAAATTAATAACGATTTGAAGAATAATAGTGCTCTTAAAGGCTGGGTTGTTGCAGGAAATTACCCTGTAGCTGAAACTATTACTGAGAAGAATCCAGCAGCTTTAACTGTAACTCTTAAGCATGGTACTAAATCTGTAACTCCAACAACTCCAGGCGTAACTCCAACTGAGCCTAAGTACAAGGATATGTTTACAAGCGTTAGCCGTGATATTTACCAAACTAAACCAGGTGAGGAAGAACAATTAATTTCAACTCAAACTGTTAACTTTGGTAGAAACGGTGTTGAAGATTTAGTAACTGGAGAGGTTACTGGAACTGGCGCTTGGGAAGTTGGTAAGATCGAAAACAACAAGTTCGTTTTAGGCGGCGAAGCAGAATATCCAACTGCAGCAGTAGAACAAATTTCTGGTTACGATTCATACGTAAATGGAACTAAAGCAACTAAAGTTCAATCAGCTTCCGCAATCAAAGACGGCACACCAGTAAATGGTGAAGCAATTCATATTACTTACCAACAAAGTGAAACTCCAGTTGCAGATGTAACTGTAAGTTATCAATTCTATGACACTATTGACAAGAAGAATGTTGGTAATCCAATTGTTGTAAGTGGTAAGCCAGGTACTAATGCCAAGACTAACTTAACCATTCCAGTAGGTTACAAGTTAGCTGCAGATCAAACATTGCCAGAAAATGTAATTATTCCTACTAAGGATGAAGCAGTAGTTATTAACTTAGTTCACGCAACAAAGGACGTTACTCCAACAACCCCAGGTGTAAATCCAACTGAGCCTAAGTACAAGGATATGTTTACAAGCGTTAGCCGTGATATTTACCAAACTAAACCAGGTGAGGAAGAACAATTAATTTCAACTCAAACTGTTAACTTTGGTAGAAACGGTGTTGAAGACTTGGTAACTGGAGAGGTTACTGGAACTGGCGCTTGGGAAGTTGGTAAGATCGAAAACAACAAGTTCATTTTAGGCGGCGAAGCAGAATATCCAACTGCAGCAGTAGAACAAATTTCTGGTTACGATTCATACGTAAATGGAACTAAAGCAACTGAAGTTCAATCAGCTTCCGCAATCAAAGACGGCACACCAGTAAATGGTGAAGCAGTTCATATTACTTACCAAAAGAGTAGTACAGTAACTCCATATGATCCAAATAATAAGGACATGAACAAAGACGTTGTTCGTACAATTACTGTTAACAAGATTGATGGAACAACTGAAACGATTGTTCAAACAGTTCACTTCGTTCGTGGCGGTGAAGGTGAAAATGTAGAAGCTGATACTCCATGGGCTGTTGGCGTAAGAGATGGCAATACTTGGAAGTCAACTGGAGCAACTGAAGGTACTTGGCCAGAATACAATGTTCCACAAGTAACTGACTATACTTCAACCGTTGATGGTAGAGATGCAAAAGTTGTTTTAGCTGATAAGAACGTGAATGCTAACACACCAAATACCAACGTTGTAGTTGCTTACACTAAGACTACAACACCAACTGATGCCGATAAGTACACTCCAGAGGGTCAAGATGTTCACACTACCCCAGGCGTAGTGCCACCAGCAGAAAAGGGTATAAAGAACAAGGATGATCTGCCAAAAGGCACTAAGTACACATGGGAGAAGACCCCAGATGTAACTGAGCCAGGTAAGACTACAGGCACAGTAATCGTAACTTACCCAGATGGTTCAAAGGATAAAGTTGATGTTCCAGTAATTATTGACAATCCAACTACACCAACTGATGCCGATAAGTACACTCCAGAGGGTCAAGATGTTCACACTACCCCAGGCGTAGTACCACCAGCAGAAAAGGGTATTAAGAACAAGGATGACATGCCAAAAGGCACTAAGTACACATGGGAAAAGACTCCAGATGTAACTAAGCCAGGCAAGACCACAGGCACAGTAATCGTAACTTACCCAGATGGTTCAAAGGATAAGGTTAACGTAACAGTAATTATCGGTACGAACCATGTAACTCCAGAACCGCAACCAATTCACACTACTCCAGGTGTTGTTCCAAACCCATCAGAAGGAATTAAGAACAAGGATGACATGCCAGAAGGTACTAAGTACACTTGGAAAGAAGTACCAGATATTTCTACAATTGGTGAACATACAGGCGTTGTTACAGTAACTTATCCAGATGGCTCTAGTGTAGATGTAACAGTTAAGGTCTATGTAGACGCTACTGGAACAAGTGATAACAATAGTGGTAAGACTACAGAAACTAATTCTGAAGCCAACACTGCAAAGGCAGCTACTGTAAATGAAAATCACCATGCTGAAAAGAATACATTGCCACAAACTGGTGCTAAATCAGAAAATACAGCTGGTATCTTAGGTTTAGCAATTGCTACAGTAGGTAGTTTATTCGGATTAGGCGTAGATAGAAAAAAGCGTCAAAAATAA